DNA from Bacteroidales bacterium:
TAATAAAGTTTGAAAACCACCAAACCCCCGCATTTTTTCCGATGCAATGTTACAAATTGGGCGCATAGAATTACTTTCCTTGTCCAGTTAGTAGTTAAGTTATCCATGAAATGCAAAAACATTTTTTTTAAGGAGGGAAATACTTATTGCCCGAAGGGCAAAATTGGGTTGGTTACAAACTTTTTGGTAAGCCTTTGGCTGTGAGTTGGAATAGAGCAGGCTTACCAATGTGTTTGTAAAAGAATTTAAGCTATTAATTCTTGATATTTGCTTAAAATCCAAAAAAACTTGATAGCTACACGGTTTTTAATAGTTAAAAAACCCTAACAGAACGTACATAGTAAGTATTGGCCTTACTGCTATGTCCATAACCGCCAAAAACGACATTCTGTCTCCATGCATTATTGGTATCGTACTCAGTAGAACTCCAATAGGGGACGGCGTTATTAAAAGCACCTATGGCAGCATTTTGAGTGTACATAAGGTTCAATTCTCTTTTAGTAGGTAAACGCCAATCTTTAAATTTCGCTCCATTAGTATCATGTTTACTTGCATCACTACAAACATTATTTGCTTCATACCATGTTACACTTGTACTTTGGTCTTGTAAAGCTGCGATTATACCATGTTTGCCATCCGAGCTTACTTCAATAACATATCCACCTAAATCAGTATTTAAACCAACAGTATAAGTAGTGGAACTAGCTGTA
Protein-coding regions in this window:
- a CDS encoding DUF1566 domain-containing protein, producing ILTITNNGTATEIDLGTYLDNTDTQLTETEVDVFVADNGYLTSEVDGSISNELQTISRNSLTVTLSNGGGTYQDSINTYTAGTGITIAGNEISTTASSTTYTVGLNTDLGGYVIEVSSDGKHGIIAALQDQSTSVTWYEANNVCSDASKHDTNGAKFKDWRLPTKRELNLMYTQNAAIGAFNNAVPYWSSTEYDTNNAWRQNVVFGGYGHSSKANTYYVRSVRVF